From Deltaproteobacteria bacterium CG2_30_66_27, one genomic window encodes:
- a CDS encoding tRNA CCA-pyrophosphorylase — MIDANEYLEAGLKLHGHKCPAMPMGLRAGAAAMNRLGVGRAKDKELSAVVELGDDHCSHCFADGIQMVTGCTFGKGNLRKAGYGKFGVTLADRESGHAVRVVPKAEAQAKMKQTPFFLEYRLKGVPPSKVPDTVVDPLVRQVMGAPEEAILTVGRPFPMDIGKPSETFASFVCDRCGETVVEKYGRVVGERKVCIPCQEKLLAGK; from the coding sequence ATGATCGACGCGAACGAGTATCTGGAAGCGGGACTGAAATTACACGGGCACAAGTGCCCCGCCATGCCGATGGGGCTCCGGGCGGGGGCGGCGGCGATGAACCGGCTCGGCGTCGGCCGGGCGAAGGACAAGGAACTGTCCGCCGTCGTCGAACTCGGGGACGATCACTGTTCCCACTGCTTCGCCGACGGGATCCAGATGGTGACCGGCTGCACCTTCGGGAAGGGGAACCTTCGGAAGGCGGGGTACGGAAAGTTTGGCGTGACCCTGGCGGACCGGGAATCCGGCCACGCCGTGCGGGTGGTGCCGAAGGCGGAGGCACAGGCGAAGATGAAGCAGACCCCGTTTTTCCTCGAATACCGGTTGAAGGGGGTTCCTCCCTCCAAAGTTCCCGACACCGTGGTGGATCCGCTGGTCCGCCAGGTGATGGGAGCCCCGGAAGAAGCGATCCTGACCGTCGGAAGGCCGTTTCCGATGGACATCGGGAAGCCTTCCGAAACGTTCGCGTCGTTCGTCTGCGACCGGTGCGGGGAAACGGTCGTCGAGAAGTACGGGCGCGTGGTAGGGGAGCGGAAGGTCTGCATCCCGTGCCAGGAAAAACTCCTGGCGGGAAAATAG